AACCAGCTCGTCGCTCCTCTGGAGGATTTCGACGGCGGCTATTGCAGCGGCAACATCGGGCGGGTTCGGGGCGCTTGAGAAGAGGAACGGCCTTCCGCGCTGGCGGAGATAGTCTATGGCCTCCTCCGGGCCGGCGACGTAGCCGCCTATTACACCGAAGGCCTTGCTCAGCGTTCCCATCTCGAAGTCAACCTTGTCGTGGAGCTTGAAGTGGTCGACTATACCCCTGCCGCTGTCACCGAGGACACCCTCACCGTGGGCGTCGTCTATGTAGAGCATCGCGTCGTACTGCTCGGCCAGCTCCGCCATCTCCGGAACCGGCGCGAGGTCACCGTCCATCGAGAAGACACCGTCGCTGACTATGATCTTCTTCTTTCTGTCCTTGTTCTCCTTGAGTCTCTTCTCAAGGTCCTCCATGTCGAGGTGCTTGTAGATGACCTTCGGGGCGCCGCTGAGGCGCATTCCGTCGATGATGCTTGCGTGGTTGAGTTCCTCACTGATGAAAACTCCGTCGTCCTTCTTCGTGAGGAGGGCGCTTAAAGCTCCGAGGTTGGCGTTGTAGCCGCTCTGGAATAGTATCGCAGCTTCCCTCTTCTTGAACTTCGCCAGCTTCTCCTCCAGCTCGACGTGAAGCTCCATGGTTCCGGCTATAGTTCTAACCGCTCCTGCACCGACGCCGTAGTCGAGGATGGCCCTTATGGCCGCGTACCTAATCTCCGGGGCCGCGGCGAGGCCGAGGTAGTTGTTCGAGCACATGTTGAGAACCCTCTTGCCGTCAACGACGACCCACGGACCCTGGGCGCTTTCAAGCTTTCTAATGGTCACGTAGAGCCCCTTATCCTTAAGCTCCTGGAGCTCTTCCCTAATCCAGTCCAGTTTCGCCATGAGAACCACCGGTGCTTATTGGTCATCGAGGTATAAAAGTTTTGCACCGCCCCTTTCAGTGCATTCTGATGAGGAGTGCCGCGAGGGTCACTAGAAGGAGCGCCACACTCCCTCCAATCTCAATATCGTAGTCGTGTCTGGGATCCGGGTAGCTCTCAACCATCCGGACTTTGATTCCGAAACCCCTCGGCCCGCCCCTTGCCCTAATCGAGATTCCCCAGCCGCGCCTGCTCAGAGGGTAAACGGGCGGAATAACACCGGTGAAAAAGTCGAGGAAGATGTGGGAGAGCCAGCCAACGGTGAAGAGGGGCGCGTAACCGTTTCCAGACCAGCAGGCAAGCCCGAAGAGGGGAAGGGCAAAGAGGAGTGAGTGGAGATAGGAGCGGTGCTCCCTGCAGAACGCGTCCAAGTCCGGGAAGACCGCCCCGATGACGAGGGCAGCCACGGCTCCCCACGTTGGTTCGTTTGATATGGCGAGGTAAGCCAAGACAGGTATCGAGGCGTGCTCCAGAGGGTCCATGGCAAAAGCCTTAAACTATGGGGACTCAAAAATCTTTAGGTGAACGATATGGCGGGTGAAGTTCAGGAGGTTAAGATCCTCGAAAAGCCCTGGGTTGAGAAGTACAGGCCCGAGAGGCTCGATGATATAGTCGGTCAGGATCACATCGTCAGGAGGCTCAAACACTACGCTAAAACCGGTTCCATGCCGCACCTGCTCTTTGCAGGGCCTCCGGGCGTCGGGAAGTGCCTCACAGGGGATGCAAAGGTTATAGTCAACGGTGAGCTGACCACCATTGGAGAGCTGGTTGAGAGGCTGAGCAACGGCAGATTCGGCCCGACTCCAGTCGGAGGTCTCAGGGTTCTTGGCGTTGACGAGGAGGGAAGGCTGGGGGAGTTCCCTGTCCAGTACGTTTACAAGGACAGAACCGATGAGATCGTCAGAATAAGGACTAGATTAGGTAGAGAACTCAAGGTCACCCCCTACCACCCGCTCCTCGTGAACAGAAAGAATGGAGAGATAGCCTGGGTTAAGGCAGAGGAACTCAAACCCGGCGACAGGCTCGCGGTTCCCCGCTTCCTTCCGGCAATCCTCGATGAAGATCCCCTGGCGGAATGGCTCGGATACTTCATCGGCGATGGCCACGCGGATTCAAAGAACAACGTGATAACCTTCACGAACACCGACGAAAGGCTGAGGAAGCGCTTTATGGAGCTAACCGAGAGGCTTTTTCCGGATGCTAGGGTTAGGGAAAGAATCCACAAAAACCGCGCTCCGGACGTTTACGTGAACTCAAAGATGGCGAAGAGACTCGTTGAGACCCTCGGCCTAGCGGGCAGAAAAGCGGACGGGGTTTACATACCCAACCAGGGATGGAAGGGCCTTCGCTCCTTCCTGAGGGCCTACTTCGACTGCGATGCGGGAGTAGAAAACAACGGCATAGTCCTCTCAACCGCGAGTAAAGAAATGGCGGAGCAGGTCTCCTATGCACTGGCTGGGCTTGGAGTGGTCGCCAAAGTTAGGAGCAAGGTCGCCAAAGAACGCACCTACTATTACGTTGTCATCTCGGGGACTGAAAACGTCTCACGCTTCCTCTCCGAGGTCGGCTTCTCGGTGGAAGAGAAGAGGAGAAAAGCTGAGTTGTTGATTAAGAGGCCGAACCCCAATATCGGCTCGCTCTATGCCGACAGGGAGCTGATTTCCTACGTCAGGAACAGGCTTGGGCTGAACTTCTACGACGACAAAATCAGATGGAGTCCGGAAAAAGCCAGGAGGATAGCCTGGGAGCTTATGAAGGAAATTTACTATCGCCTCGACGAGCTGGAAAGGCTTGAAAATGCCCTGTCGAGGAGCATCGTTATAGACTGGAACGAGGTCGCGAGGAGAAGGAAGGAGATAGCCGAGAAGACGGGAATAAGAGCCGACCGGATTCTGGAGTACATAAAGGGCAAGCGGAAGCCGAGCCTGAGGAACTACCTCAAGATTGCAGAGGCCCTAGGAATCGAGCTCGAGGAGACAATAGAGGCCATGAGACTCTTCGCTAAAAAGTACTCCAGCTACGCCGAGATTGGAAGGCTTGTCGGTACATGGAACTCAAGCGTTAGGATAATCCTTGAGAGCAACACGGAGAAGATAGATGCCCTTGAGGAAATCAGAAAGGCCGAGCTGAAGCTTTTAAAGGGTATACTCAACGATGAAAAGCTCAAGAGGGGCGTTGCTTACCTTATCTTCCTGGCCCAGAACGAGCTTCTCTGGGACGAGATAGTTGAGATTGAGAGGCTTAAAGGGGACTTCGTGATCTACGACCTCCACGTGCCGGGCTACCACAACTTCATCGGCGGTAACCTTCCGACGGTTCTCCACAACACGACCGCCGCTCTGGCCCTCGCGAGGGAGCTATTCGGCGAGAACTGGCGTCATAACTTCTTAGAACTTAACGCGAGCGATGAAAGAGGCATAAACGTCATCCGCGAGAAGGTGAAGGAGTTCGCGAGGACGAAGCCAGTTGCTGGGGCGAGCTTCAAGATAATCTTCCTTGATGAAGCCGATGCTCTCACACAGGACGCCCAGCAGGCCCTCAGAAGGACGATGGAGATGTTCTCGAACAACGTCCGCTTCATCCTGAGCTGCAATTACTCCTCGAAGATAATCGAACCCATACAGTCAAGGTGTGCAATATTCCGCTTCAGGCCGCTCAACGACGACGCCATAGCGGAGCGCATCAAATACATAGCCGAGAACGAGGGGCTTGAGCTGACAGAGGAAGGCCTTCAGGCGCTCCTCTACGTTGCCGAAGGCGACATGAGGAGGGCCATAAACGTTCTCCAGGCGGCCGCGGCCCTCGACACGAAGATAACCGACGAGAACGTCTTCCTCGTTGCGAGCAGGGCAAGGCCCGAAGACGTGCGCGAGATGATGCAGCTGGCTCTGGAGGGCAACTTCCTTAAAGCCAGGGACAAGCTGAGGGAGATTCTCCTCAAGCAGGGCCTCAGCGGAGAGGACGTTCTCATCCAGATGCACAAGGAGGTCTTCAACCTGCCGATTCCTGAGGACAGGAAGGTGGCCCTGGCCGACAAGATAGGCGAGTACAACTTCAGGCTGGTTGAGGGAGCCAACGAGATGATACAGCTTGAAGCTCTCCTCGCTCAGTTCACCATAATGGGCAAGTGATGGCCATGCCGAGGGAAGTGCCCTGGGTCGAGAAGTACCGCCCGAGGAGACTGGCGGAGGTTGTCAACCAGGCCAAGGCCCTGGAGCAGGTTAAGGCGTGGGTGGAGGCCTGGCTTCACGGCCACCCTCCAAAGAAGAAAGCTTTAATCCTGGCAGGTCCGCCGGGCAGCGGAAAGACGACCACCGTCTACGCCCTGGCCCACGAGTACGGCTTCGAGGTAATCGAGCTGAACGCCTCCGATGAGAGAACCTACGAGAAGATAGAACGCTACGTCCAGGCGGCATACACAATGGACATCCTCGGGAAGCACAGAAAGCTCATCTTCCTCGACGAGGCGGACAACATAGAGCCGAGCGGGGCTAAGGAGATAGCAAAGCTCATCGATAGAGCAAGGAACCCGATAATAATGGCCGCCAACCACTACTGGGAGGTCCCAAGGGAGATACGAAACAAGGCCCAGATCGTCGAGTACAAGCGCTTAACTCAAAGGGACATCGTTAAGGCCCTCGCGAGGATACTCCACAGGGAGGGTGTCACCGTTCCCAAGGAGGTTCTCTACGACATTGCCAAGCACGCCAACGGCGACCTGAGGGCGGCGGTAAACGACCTCCAGACCGTGGTTACCGGCGGGGTTGAGGGCGCCCACGAGGTTCTCGCCTACCGCGATACGGAGAAGAGCGTCTTCCAGGCTCTGGCCCAGATATTCGCAACCGACAACGCCAAAAGGGCCAAGATAGCGGTTCTTGGAGTGGACATGTTCCCGCACGAGCTTCTCCAGTGGATAGAGGAGAACGTGCCCTACGTCTACACGAAGCCGGAAGACATAGCGCGGGCCTACGAAGCGTTGAGCAGGGCCGACATATACCTCGGGCGGGCGCAGAGGACCGGAGCCTATTCCCTGTGGAAGTACGCGACCGACATGATGACGGCCGGCGTTGCGGTTTCGGGCGTAAAGAAGAAGGGCTTCGTCAGGATCTACCCGCCGAAGACGATAAAGCTCCTCACCGAGAGCAAGACCGAAAGAACCCTGAGGGACTCTGTGGTCAAGAAGATAATGAAGGAGATGCACATGGCGAAGCTCGAGGCCCTGGAGACCCTCAACTACCTCAAGGCCATCTTCGAGAGCAACCCTGACATGGCGGCCCACTTCGTCGTTTACCTCGACCTTGACCTCAAGGAGGTCGAGTTCATAGCGGGGGATTCACAGAAGGCAAAGACGATATGGGCCAAGAGCATGAACATAGAGAAGAGGCTCAAGAGGGAGGGTGAGCTTGAGGCGAGGGCGAGGGAAGCGGAGAAGGAAGCCAAGGTCAGGGAGACCAAGGAAATAGGAAGGGAGGAAGAGAGGGAAACCGAAGGTGCCGAAGAGCTAACCGAGGAGGAACTTGAGAAGGCGGAGGAGGAGATCGAAGCCGTCGGGAAGGAGAAGAAGCCCGAAAAGAAGAAGGGCAAGCAGGCGACGCTGTTCGACTTTTTGGGGAAGAAGTAATTGTTTTTTATCCGTCCCCCCTTTTGATTGCTAGATGGAGATCTCCTTGAAGCTGACGCGGGAGTATACCTCCATACCGTGTTCCGTTATGGCGTACGGCCTCAGCTCATCGTCAAATGAACTTCCCCTGAACTTCACTATTTTGATCCCCCTCAGCGTCCTCCCTGTGCTTGTTTCGGTTCTTCTGAGTTCTATTGCCCCGCTCACCATGTACTCCTCGATGTCCGTTGAGATCAGCTCCGCGGTGAACAGCGCGGTGACGTTGTAGTGGTTGAGAACGTCGAGAAACTTCAGGAATAGTCTCCTGTATTCCAGGGCCTCCTTTATGGTCAGTTTCATCATGGTGATTGGGTCGATGACCACCCTGGAATACTCCCCGGATCGGAGTATCTCCTCGAGGCTTTTTGTCAGGCTGTTGAAGCTTGATGCCAGCTCCTCGTAATTAAGGGCGAGGACGCTTCTGCTGGACCTTCCCGGTGTGGCGTCTATGAGCCTGACGTTGGGGTGGTTCAGATCAAAACCTAACTTGGCCATGTTCTCCTTCAACAGTTTGGCGGATTCTTCAAGGGTGATGTAGAGGCATTTCTCGTCGTTTTTTACCCCCTCCATTATGAACTGAACCGCCAGTGTGGTCTTGCCGGTACCGGGGCCACCCTTCACGAGGTAAACCCTCCCCGGAATCAGCCCCCCTTGAAGCATTTCATCGAGACCTTTAACCCCCGTGGAGATTCTTTTTTCCATATACTCCACCTTATATGGGGTCGTCATGGAACTATAAATACTTTCTCTGCTCCTAAATTGTCACTTTAAGACCAGTTCTTTGCCTTTGTAAACTCCACATCAGCACACACCTTGAAGACGTGGGGCTTGAAGTCGCTGACCTTCTTCACCTTCACTGCACACTCCTTTCCCTGGAGGGCGCACGCCTCGATTATCCTCGCTTTAAAGTCTTCGATATCTGCCTCGTGCACGAAGTCGTAGTAGTGGAGCCATCTCTCAGCTTTGCTCAGGGTCAGTGCGAGCGCGTCGACGTCCCTCGGCGTCGGACTTATCACCCTGTCGTAGGTCGGCAGCTCTGGCAGGACGTCGAATGCATTGCCCGGTATGAACTCTATCTCCCCCTTCAGCCTCTTCCTGTTCAGCTCGATGTTCTCCAGCCCGAGCCTGTAGGCCTCCTCGTTCAGCTCGACGGCGGTTATCCGGACCCGTTTGTAGCGCGCTATCACGAGTGCATACGGTAGAACCCCGGCGAAGGGGATTAGGATCCTCTCGCCATCCCTCACGAGCTGGGCCAATCTATAGCGCTCCCCCTTCATCCTCGGGTTGAAGAATGCCCTGCTCAGGTCGACCTTTATCTCCACCCCGTTCTCCTTGTGGATCGTCTCAAGCCTCCTCTCGCCCCAGATTATGGAGTACTCCCTTATCCTGAAGGCCCCCTCGTGGAAGCCCTTCTGGGCCACCACCCTGATGAACGGGTGAACCTTCCTCAGGCCCCAGACGATGTCGTCAACCCTGTGGCGCAGCTCGCGCGGTATCTGAACCACAGCGATGTCCCCGATGACGTCGTATCGCCTTAGATACTTCAGCTCCTCGGGGGTTAACCTATCGGCCAAGACAGTTTCGAGGTTCTTGTATATTTGTCTCTCTGGCCTCAGCGGGAGTTCAACGTCCAGAACTTCGTACCCCATACCTTGGACTTGGGGTGAGTCAGTGACAGGGAGCAGAACGAAGTTCCCCTCCCGCCGGGGCCTTCTCTTTCCGTCGTAGATCCCCAGCTTCTTCAGCTTCCTTTTCACAGGCTCGGCTTCAGTCGCCGGTACCTTCACCGCCGGCATCGTCCCTTCCCTCCGCCTTCTCCCCCGCGGTCCCAATGAGCCTCTCGAACTCTTCCTTCCTCATGCCGAAGAAGGCCTTCCTCGAAAGGGCCGCCTCCACCTCCTCCAGGTTCGGCCTCTTGAATTCCCTCGCGAGAACGTTGAACTTCATGGGTTCCAGAGTCTCGGGAGAGGCGAGCACGACCAGATATGCCCCGGTTGTGAGGGCGTAATCCCTGAGCGTGAAGATGAGCTTGGCCACGGCGGTGAAGTCCGAGTAGAATGTCATGTACTCTATCCCGTCCATGTAGACAACGCACCTCCCCCTCTCGCGCATGAACGTTACCGCTTCTTCCCTTATGATGTAGAGGCTGCTCGGGCTGACTGCATGGGGATGGGAAACCGAGCTGAGCCACAGAAATCTCTCCGGTTTAAATCCGAATTTCTCCACCCATTCGTCGTGTGGGCGTCTGCTAACGGCCATTATTGGGATCCCCTGGGCATGGAATGCCCTCAGAAGGAGCCTGGCTTCTTCTTCGTCCTCCACGAGAAAGACTTCCGTGTCCCCTATGCGCCCCTCCATCGGCGTGACAATCGGGGACGGCCTCCTCTCCAGTTCCCTCACGGCCAGCGCCGACATCGCCATAAACGCCGCCAGGGAGATTATCTCCACGGTTCTTGGGGGCGTGTCCCCAAGGACCGCCGTCACCATGACCACGATGCCCGATATCATGAACATGCCTAGAAGTACGGAGAGCTCCAGGGAGTACTCCCTCCTTGGGTAGTCAGTTTGGCCATAGTATGCCCTAACCCTGAACAGGGAATACCCGGAAACGAGTGCCAGCAGGAGACCCTCGATGAAAGTTATGGTGTCGATTTCGGTCACCGTTCATCCTACGGCGTGAAACTATTAAACTATTTCCAGTATGGCTCGCGCATGAGGACAACCTTCTTGAATATCTCCACCAGCTCCCCGTCGCTCGCCCCGTTCCTCATGGCGGTTGCGAAGTCTATGAGGTCGTTCTTCCTCAGCAGGCAGGTCTTGAACATGCCGTTCGAGGTGACCCTTAAGCGGGTGCAGTTGGCGCAGAAAACGGTGTTGTGCATGGCTCTGACGACCTCGACCTCCGCTATACCGTAGTCCGTGGGCACGAAGTACTTCTTCCTCCTGTGCATCCTCCTTTCCCTCGTCTCGACGGCCCTCTTCTCAAGCTCCCTCTCGACGGGCTTCAATGGGTAGAAGTACTTCCGGAAAAAGCCCGTCTCGGTCATCTCCCTGGGCGCTTCCAGCTCTATGAGCTGGAGCACAGTTCCGGTCTTCGCCGCGAAGTCTACCATGTCCCATATCTCGCCATCGTTAACCCCTTTCATGACGGTCATGTTGAGCTTGACCGGTGAGAGGTATTTCACTGCCTCTTCGATGCCCTCAAGAACGGTTTCGAGCATGTCGACGCCGGTTATCCTTTTGTAAACGTCCGGTTTGAGGCTGTGGAGGGAGACGTTTACCCTGTCGAGGCCAGCCTTGGCTAACGGCTTCGCCAGCTCCTTTAAACGGCTTCCGTTGGTCGTCATGCTCAGATCGAGGACGTAGGGCTTGATTCTCTCCACTATCTCAAGAAGGTCGTCTCTGACGGTCGGTTCCCCACCGGTGAGCTTGACCTTCCTTATCCCGAGGCGGGAGGCTATTCTAACCAATCGCTCTATTTCAGCCGGCGTCATCTCCAGCCTCGCGTTGAAGTGCTGGCCCTCCCTGTGGCAGAAGAAGCAGCGGTAGTTGCAATCCTGGGTGATGGAGATCCTCAGGTTGGTCGCAGGCCTTCCGAAGCGGTCATAGAGCACCATGGGGCATCGCTTTGATTAACCCTTTGAGTTAAAAAAAGATTTTGGGTAAGCGTTTCCGTTTAATTCACTTCCATCGAAAACTACAAGTAGGGGGAGGGGCAAAGTTATGCCCAGGGGGTTTCCCATGAACGTTGAGGATATTAAAGCCCGGCTTTCTCGTCTGGAATCGCTCCACTCCGCTTTTGAGGAGAAGTTTCCCCTTCTGTACTCCGAGAGGGACAGGGAGTCTCTTCTGGGTGCCGTTAGAGAACTCCACACGATATCCCGCGAGAAGCTCGAGATAACCTCCACCCTATACAGGGAGCTGGCCGGCTCTTCCTACGCCGAGGCCCAGGCGAAGGAGCTGTACCGGAACGAACATCAGATGAAGTTCCGCCTCGAGGAGCTTCTCTCCCTGCTTTCAAAGGAGGACTACGACGCGAGGCTCAAACTCTCCACTGCTATGGACAGGCTGGCGCAGTTCCACAGGGTCTACGACTACGCTGTCAGGAAGGCACTGAGCGAACTCGGGAAGGAGGTCGAGGGGCTGGAGCTTCTGGCCGGAGGCGAAAACCAGAAAAAGGTACCCGTGGGTATAATGGAGGAGCTCAGGAAAATCAAGACCCTTGAGGCTGAACTCGATACGCTTAAGAGGTTCCTCCTCAGGCTTTACACTCACCCCGGTGACGTTCACAAGGTTGAGGAGGCTTTGAGAGACTGGCACTCCAGAGGTTTACTCTGGGTCGAGGCGAGGAACGTTGAGAAGCTGAGCGGCGTCGGGAACGCTGAGGAGATACTCGAAGGTCTCACGCTCATTGGAGTGGTGGAAAAGAAGATGAGGGGTGGTGAAGGTGTCTACAGACACAGGAGTTACAGTCCGGGTTAGGGGCATATACAGCACGGCCCTCACGAAGCTCTTTCTCGACAGGGGCTTCGGCATCAGCCAGCCGAGCAACAAGGTCGTTGAGAGGCTCGGAATCGAGAAGACCTACGACGAGTTCGACGTTGATATCTACGACAGGAAGGACCACCACGGTGTGGTTCTCGTCGGGACGAAGGTTGAAGAGGTTAAGGCCGTCCTTGAAGACGAGTTCATAGACGTCTTCTTCAGGAGGCTCCCCTACCAGCTCTACGGCATCTACAAGGGTATAGTCGTCCAGAGGGACGAGAAGTACGTTTACGTTGATATCGGGAGCGCCATAGGCACGATACCCGTTAGGGACCTCCCGCGCGCGAGGGAGGGTGACGAACTGCTC
This window of the Thermococcus siculi genome carries:
- a CDS encoding DUF835 domain-containing protein, which codes for MTEIDTITFIEGLLLALVSGYSLFRVRAYYGQTDYPRREYSLELSVLLGMFMISGIVVMVTAVLGDTPPRTVEIISLAAFMAMSALAVRELERRPSPIVTPMEGRIGDTEVFLVEDEEEARLLLRAFHAQGIPIMAVSRRPHDEWVEKFGFKPERFLWLSSVSHPHAVSPSSLYIIREEAVTFMRERGRCVVYMDGIEYMTFYSDFTAVAKLIFTLRDYALTTGAYLVVLASPETLEPMKFNVLAREFKRPNLEEVEAALSRKAFFGMRKEEFERLIGTAGEKAEGRDDAGGEGTGD
- a CDS encoding RAD55 family ATPase; amino-acid sequence: MEKRISTGVKGLDEMLQGGLIPGRVYLVKGGPGTGKTTLAVQFIMEGVKNDEKCLYITLEESAKLLKENMAKLGFDLNHPNVRLIDATPGRSSRSVLALNYEELASSFNSLTKSLEEILRSGEYSRVVIDPITMMKLTIKEALEYRRLFLKFLDVLNHYNVTALFTAELISTDIEEYMVSGAIELRRTETSTGRTLRGIKIVKFRGSSFDDELRPYAITEHGMEVYSRVSFKEISI
- a CDS encoding replication factor C small subunit; protein product: MAGEVQEVKILEKPWVEKYRPERLDDIVGQDHIVRRLKHYAKTGSMPHLLFAGPPGVGKCLTGDAKVIVNGELTTIGELVERLSNGRFGPTPVGGLRVLGVDEEGRLGEFPVQYVYKDRTDEIVRIRTRLGRELKVTPYHPLLVNRKNGEIAWVKAEELKPGDRLAVPRFLPAILDEDPLAEWLGYFIGDGHADSKNNVITFTNTDERLRKRFMELTERLFPDARVRERIHKNRAPDVYVNSKMAKRLVETLGLAGRKADGVYIPNQGWKGLRSFLRAYFDCDAGVENNGIVLSTASKEMAEQVSYALAGLGVVAKVRSKVAKERTYYYVVISGTENVSRFLSEVGFSVEEKRRKAELLIKRPNPNIGSLYADRELISYVRNRLGLNFYDDKIRWSPEKARRIAWELMKEIYYRLDELERLENALSRSIVIDWNEVARRRKEIAEKTGIRADRILEYIKGKRKPSLRNYLKIAEALGIELEETIEAMRLFAKKYSSYAEIGRLVGTWNSSVRIILESNTEKIDALEEIRKAELKLLKGILNDEKLKRGVAYLIFLAQNELLWDEIVEIERLKGDFVIYDLHVPGYHNFIGGNLPTVLHNTTAALALARELFGENWRHNFLELNASDERGINVIREKVKEFARTKPVAGASFKIIFLDEADALTQDAQQALRRTMEMFSNNVRFILSCNYSSKIIEPIQSRCAIFRFRPLNDDAIAERIKYIAENEGLELTEEGLQALLYVAEGDMRRAINVLQAAAALDTKITDENVFLVASRARPEDVREMMQLALEGNFLKARDKLREILLKQGLSGEDVLIQMHKEVFNLPIPEDRKVALADKIGEYNFRLVEGANEMIQLEALLAQFTIMGK
- a CDS encoding metal-dependent hydrolase produces the protein MDPLEHASIPVLAYLAISNEPTWGAVAALVIGAVFPDLDAFCREHRSYLHSLLFALPLFGLACWSGNGYAPLFTVGWLSHIFLDFFTGVIPPVYPLSRRGWGISIRARGGPRGFGIKVRMVESYPDPRHDYDIEIGGSVALLLVTLAALLIRMH
- the moaA gene encoding GTP 3',8-cyclase MoaA, with amino-acid sequence MLYDRFGRPATNLRISITQDCNYRCFFCHREGQHFNARLEMTPAEIERLVRIASRLGIRKVKLTGGEPTVRDDLLEIVERIKPYVLDLSMTTNGSRLKELAKPLAKAGLDRVNVSLHSLKPDVYKRITGVDMLETVLEGIEEAVKYLSPVKLNMTVMKGVNDGEIWDMVDFAAKTGTVLQLIELEAPREMTETGFFRKYFYPLKPVERELEKRAVETRERRMHRRKKYFVPTDYGIAEVEVVRAMHNTVFCANCTRLRVTSNGMFKTCLLRKNDLIDFATAMRNGASDGELVEIFKKVVLMREPYWK
- the taw22 gene encoding tRNA (guanine(37)-N1)/4-demethylwyosine(37)-methyltransferase Taw22, whose protein sequence is MPAVKVPATEAEPVKRKLKKLGIYDGKRRPRREGNFVLLPVTDSPQVQGMGYEVLDVELPLRPERQIYKNLETVLADRLTPEELKYLRRYDVIGDIAVVQIPRELRHRVDDIVWGLRKVHPFIRVVAQKGFHEGAFRIREYSIIWGERRLETIHKENGVEIKVDLSRAFFNPRMKGERYRLAQLVRDGERILIPFAGVLPYALVIARYKRVRITAVELNEEAYRLGLENIELNRKRLKGEIEFIPGNAFDVLPELPTYDRVISPTPRDVDALALTLSKAERWLHYYDFVHEADIEDFKARIIEACALQGKECAVKVKKVSDFKPHVFKVCADVEFTKAKNWS
- a CDS encoding replication factor C large subunit, with amino-acid sequence MPREVPWVEKYRPRRLAEVVNQAKALEQVKAWVEAWLHGHPPKKKALILAGPPGSGKTTTVYALAHEYGFEVIELNASDERTYEKIERYVQAAYTMDILGKHRKLIFLDEADNIEPSGAKEIAKLIDRARNPIIMAANHYWEVPREIRNKAQIVEYKRLTQRDIVKALARILHREGVTVPKEVLYDIAKHANGDLRAAVNDLQTVVTGGVEGAHEVLAYRDTEKSVFQALAQIFATDNAKRAKIAVLGVDMFPHELLQWIEENVPYVYTKPEDIARAYEALSRADIYLGRAQRTGAYSLWKYATDMMTAGVAVSGVKKKGFVRIYPPKTIKLLTESKTERTLRDSVVKKIMKEMHMAKLEALETLNYLKAIFESNPDMAAHFVVYLDLDLKEVEFIAGDSQKAKTIWAKSMNIEKRLKREGELEARAREAEKEAKVRETKEIGREEERETEGAEELTEEELEKAEEEIEAVGKEKKPEKKKGKQATLFDFLGKK
- a CDS encoding glycine C-acetyltransferase, with the translated sequence MAKLDWIREELQELKDKGLYVTIRKLESAQGPWVVVDGKRVLNMCSNNYLGLAAAPEIRYAAIRAILDYGVGAGAVRTIAGTMELHVELEEKLAKFKKREAAILFQSGYNANLGALSALLTKKDDGVFISEELNHASIIDGMRLSGAPKVIYKHLDMEDLEKRLKENKDRKKKIIVSDGVFSMDGDLAPVPEMAELAEQYDAMLYIDDAHGEGVLGDSGRGIVDHFKLHDKVDFEMGTLSKAFGVIGGYVAGPEEAIDYLRQRGRPFLFSSAPNPPDVAAAIAAVEILQRSDELVKKLWDNTHFLQNGLRDLGYDLGGTKHPITPVMLYDEKRAQEFSKRLYDEYNIFAQAIVYPTVPLGTARIRLEPSAAHSKEDLQYVIDAFEDLGKKTGFLK